Within the Naumovozyma castellii chromosome 1, complete genome genome, the region TCCATTTTTCTGGTTTCAGcatctttcttttcctgACTTTCATCACTATTCTCAACTTCTGTTTTTTCTTCTAGTATCTTCATTTTTAGTTGATGAATTTTGTGTTTCTCAATATGCTTCTTATAACGCTCTTCAAGTTTAAAAGTCCTCGAACAATTTAAGAATGGACATCGAAATTTCCTACCGACAGTATTTAGCAATAGGTTCATACTTGATTTTCCATCCTCGATGTAATGTTGAATATTAACTTCTGACCGTATTGaatcaatatcattcaattttcttcttttacTTCTTGTCATCATCCCATATCCATCTTTCGAATCGAATGAGACTAGATTATCATTTGTATCCATATCGATATTTAGATGCTTATTTGTGCTGTTTAGCAAATCAATAGGAATATCCTTTTCGTGGTGTTTATCCCTATAATGATTCAGTAATTCTGACTTTTTGGGAAACGATACAAACGTGTCAGCATCTTCAGCACAGATTGTgcatttccaatttttaaTCACTAGATCTTCATCATGAACACTCATATGCATCTTCAACCCGTTTTCACCAACACACAACTTATCACAAATGCTACATTTCAGTTTTGGATGGTCCATTTTTACATGAGATTGATATAGAGTCCACGTTCTAAAACTTCGATGACAGTTTGCAAAAGTACATTGGTATGGCGTCTTCACATCGGGATTATGGTGTTTGGCAATATGATTTTGCAGACGATATGGtctttgaaacttttttcCACAATGTTTACAGGTTAATTTCTCCAAATGGAAGCTTAATATATGAGACCGTAGTTGTGGATGCTTATAATATGCTTCATCACAGTTTTCATATGGACACTTAAATGATTTGGTATGCGTAACTTCATGCCTTTTTAATTGTTGTCTTGTCGTGACACCTTTTCCGCAATGCAAACAACAGAAAGGTTTAGAATCTGAGTGGGATATTAAATGTCTTTCTAAGTGGGTCTTTCTAGAAAATTGCTTATCGCATTGCTCACATTTGAAAGGCTTGATACCTTGGTGAAAAGTGAGTTGATGttctgataataatgatggtCTTGTGAATGCTTTAGTACACCCACTATAATCACAAAAATAGTTCTTAGGTCGCGAAGATGTGGAAGAAATGGAACTATGTGAGGAATCGATGCTGGATAACGACTCTAAACTTTCTGAAGTATTTGATCTTTCCAATGGGATAGTCTGTAAGTGGTCTTTCCATTGGTCCAGTGAATCATGGTCTCCAAGGTTGGATGTTTGGCTCATTCGTTTAATAGAATGGTTAAAGATAACACTGAATGTAACTAATTTTCTCGATATACCTATCGACTTACTATATTACCTTTATTGTCTGCTTTGCCTAGTCATCGAAAAGCCCAAGCgtgaaatatttcaagatgtgtttgaatataaataatcGTTCGTTGCGATAAACATTGtgaacaaaacaaaactttAAGCAAAGACCCAAAGTTTACAACCACCCAGTAAACAAAATTCTAGCTACCTAAAGCACAATATGACTTTATTTTGTTAAATAAAACTGAATCGCTTACCGCCGGAGTTCTTTGTGTGGATGTGTactaataaataaattgtgatattcattattaccCAGTACTTTGATTTtctattttgaaaaattttcaatatttgtttaGTAAATGTTAAGAACATAAGGCTAGCTCCAGCATTTCCATCTCTTTAAAGCTAAGACAAACAAGTTAGTAGCCCCCATCATAGAAGATGTCTGATTACGAAGAAGCGTATGTACCCCTATTAATCGTTTTTTGtcttttctaattttaTGTGAAACCTCAAACTCAAACTAACATGAAGAACCATTGTTTTTGGTGGAATACAGTTTTAACGAAGGTAATGAAAACTTCGATAACTTTGATGTAGAACATTTCTCCGACGAGGATAATTTTGATACCAACAATGCTAACGAGTTCAAAGATGGAGAAACTAAGGATGCCAATGGGAATACTATTATTACAGGGGGATTAGGTCCCGAACAACACAAAGAGGAACAAATCCAGAGGAGAAAAACGCTTAAGGAAAAGGCTATCCCAAAGGAGGAAAGAACCACCACGCCATACATGACAAAATATGAAAGAGCAAGAATTTTAGGAACAAGAGCCCTACAAATCTCTATGAATGCGCCAGTCTTTGTTGATTTAGAAGGTGAAACTGATCCTTTACGAATCGCTATGAAGGAATTGGCCGAAAAGAAAATTCCTTTGGTCATTAGAAGATACCTACCAGATGGttcttttgaagattggAGCGTAGAAGAACTGATTGTCGATTTATAAACAACCAAGACTAGGTCAGTCAACTTTGGCTTTTATTATCCATTTTATGTGAACTCCAAGTGTTATAGAATGAAATAATACCAAAAGGATTTCTATCATTCGCATGTtgtatattatttatttgtttataaaaagaataaacaaaacaaaaaattaacaTTTATCAATGTCATACTCCATTTCAGATAAATAGAGAGATGCTGTCGTCGATTGACTagatgaatatatatatatataaagaGAAATAGATCTTTCTCGTAATAATCAATCCATTACTGTATCCAAGAATTGTTTAcctttgaatattttatctCCAGTTGTCTGTTGATTGGCACTGAACGTCTTGAACACTTTCTCGAATTCTTGTTCAGCATTTTCAAATCCCGCATCCTTTAAATGAGAAATAAGTTCATTCATGCTTACCTCCAGttcactttcttcattattactCAAAGTTTTTAAACATCGTATAAGTTCTGCCTCTTCAGGAAACTCTCCCATTGTTTCACACATTATGGCTAAGAACTCAGGAAAGCTGATAGTTGCACTGGTTGACTCCTCTGTCTTCCCTAGCATCTTTTTAAGTTCATCTTCAGAAATGGATTTCCCTATATTTTGATGTATCTTGCTTAAATCTTGTTGAGAAATTTCTCCATCACCGTTCCCGTCGATCATTTGGAATGCATCTTTTAATCTAGCAATGTGGTCTTGGGTTAATTGGCTAAATGTGACTGACTGACTATGCTCCATTTTTGTTCCTTCCTTTCTATAAGAGGGTAAGTTTGTTGATTTATTGACTGGATCATGTAGTCTAAACAACATTTGAAGCATGCCAATTATGGATTTGTTTACGATTTCTGGTTCACCATATCCGGGTAATGGACAAAAGAGATTTTAAAGAAGTATAATCAAAAATTAGTAGCTTTGACGGGATATGTTATTTAACCACTAAAGAAGGCCAAAACCCCACATAGAACTAATTTGAATGTCGGAAGTGAAGCAATTGCTAAAGGAGGCTAAAATTGAACTCTCCAGGGCAGACTATGAAGAGGCCGCTGCCATCTCTGAACAGGTTTTAAAATTAGATCcagaaaattattttgcTCAGGTCTTCCTAGGCAAATCATATTCAtgtattgaaaataaaatgaagGATGCTGTTTCCCATTATGTGGCAGCTACAGACTTACTTCCTAATAATATGCTTGCCTGGAAAGGTTTCTTTATTTTACTGAATTCTGAAGGTGTTGTTCCTTCCACTGTCTCATTCGACGATTATTTCAACCTCTGTGGCAAGTATGCAGAGACGCTAATCCAAAATGAATTACCATTGGTTGAATTGATACATGAACTAAGAGttatgaagaaaaaatttccTCAATCACATGAGTCCTTTTATAGGCATATGAGACCAGGTACGCCAATGGCAGAAAGATTAGGACGTCATTTAATAACCCCACAGGATGCCTTAAAGGGGTTAATAACTATTATCAATGATAGAGAATTAGAAAGTATTGCTAAGATTGTTAGTCGTGAGAGATTAAGATTGAGTACAAATGATCCAGATTatcaaattaaaattaatgCCTTAGCTTGGGAAGTTTTTAATACGTCAGAATTAGACGATCTTtataatcaattgattaaCATATTGGACGATGATGATACCAGAGCTAAATACGAATCTCTATGGCTAGAATATAGAATTAGGGTTTTAAAATCCATGCCCATAGATTTGAAgttaaatttctttttcaaagtgAAGAATATGGTAGAAGATATGGTTTTAGTAGATCATGGATCCTTACTTGTATGGAGTTTATACTTTGAATGGCATGATTATGAGGATTTGGATAAGATGGATAAAAATTTGATCCTAAAATTTTTTAAGAAGTTCCCCACAGAACCATTAGCAATGATTTTGTATGCTTGGATATGTTCaagtttttccaaatatgataTTAGTGAGTTTGAcaataatgataagaagaatgaaaaaacTGAAACTATTCGGGAATCTGAAACCGAAACTGAAGATGACGAATTAAACGAACTAgtggaaaatgaagaagaagattccCAGACTTTAAAGGAAGATGATATCTTGATTGCTTTAAATGACAACATTTCTAAGGCTCAAAATAATGCATTGGCACATCGTATTATTTCTCAGTATTACATATTCTCTAAAGAATATGAAGCAGCACTACCGTACATCAAAAAAGGAATTTCTCTAGTCTCACACAAGATCAGAGATCTTGGATGTCAACTAATACATACTAAACGAGAATTTTCGTTGACCTTGGCGACATGCTATACTTACGTGGACGCTCCCCAATTTCATAATGCAGCAATGACACTATTCGACAGAATATTACAAGAATCGCCGGATAACACGCGAGCCAAGATGGGTAAAGGTATCATATATATCGAAAGAGAAAACTGGCAGGATGCCAACAAACTTTTAAAGGAGGTTATTAACGAATACCCAGATAATTTAGATGTTCTCTCAGAGCTTGGATGGACTAAAGCAAATTTGGGTCAATATGATGAGGCTATTGAAATGCTTTCTTCAGCCTTACGAATGATCACAGGTAATGATTTGAGGACCACGACCTTTAGAGCTTTGACGTTATGGAGACAGGCAAAGTCatatatcttcaaagagGCAGCTAACGTCAGTCAAGGCttagaaaatatcaaaCTGGCGTTCAAGATCTTGgttcaattaattaaagtCTTAGACACATATGCACCTGCTTATTCCACTTTGGGTGATCTCTACACCACATATTATAAGGATAGTGGAAGAGCGTTCAAGTGCTACTATAAGGCGTTTGAATTAGATGCTGGTGATCATATTGCAGCTAATTATATGACAGAGGTATACGCAAAGTCAAATAATTGGTCATCTGCTGTTCAAATTGCTGAAAGGTTAGTGAAAGCAGAGAAAGCAAAAAGAGTTCTACAAACGATGAATTGGCCTTATAGGGTTATTGGAATTGGTAATTTAGAAAGACAACAAGAAAGTGACTCTATTGAATGGTTCCAATCTGCCATCCGTGTTGACCCCAACGATGTTGAATCATGGATTGGCCTTGGTCAGGCATATCTAGGCTGTGGACGTATCGAAGCTTCCATAAAAGTATTTGAGAAAGCCATTGAACTAGATTCGTCACATACATATGCCAAGTATTTCAAAAGTATTGCTCTCTCCGAAATGGGTGAGTTCACTGAAAGTATTCCTCTTTTGAAAGAGATCACTGGAACACATCCTGAAGAAGAGACATTTCAAGTATCATTGGCTACCACACTTGTTAACTATGCATACGACCTTTACTACGAGGGgtttttaatgaaatctaTATCTATTGTTTTAGACAGTATTGAAGTAATGAAGTTTATTGTTTCTGAGTTAAGTTGTTCAGTTCAAAATCTGTGGATCTCTCTCTCTCGtgctttgaaattatttgtcTTTGTTGAATCCAGGATTGATTGCTTACCAGTGGAAAGCCTGGTTGAAATTTTCAGTTCGAAAGGGTTGATAGGAACCAAGGACGTCGATCAAATTGATGACGTCGAGCTAAAAACCATTTTAGCATCTTCAGATGAGGATAACATTACCATTGGATGTCAATTCTTAATCTTGGCAGCTAAATATGCAATTCCTTCGGAAAACTTGACTGAGTATGCAGCAACTGTTAGGTCTGCTTTATGGTGCAATATTGGTGTCACAGAACTGACTGCTTCCCTTGTTTTGAAAGAGGCAAAATTTAGAGATGCAGCTATTTTCTCCTTCAAGAGATCGATAAAATATCAGTCAAATACCACGGAAGCATGGATTGGTTTAGGTATTGCTACAATGGATGTTAACTATCGTGTCTCTCAGCATTGTTTTATTAAAGCCGTTGCATTGGCACCAaaggatattgaaatatcatTTAACCTCGCCATGCTAGCCTTAAAGAATAATGATCTGGAGTTTGCTGAACAGATATTGATGAGGTCACAAAGTGTAGCTCCTCAAGATTCGTCGCCATGGCTGGGTCTTGCTTtaatattggaaaagaatGGTAATACAGCAGATAGCTGCAGTCTCTTCGCACATTCCTTTATTTTATCTAATGGAAGGTCCAAAATGTCACAGTTATTGTATGCCAAAAGTACTTTACAAAAGTACATTggtaatgaaaatgatgaaagaaatattcaGGTTGTTGAAGAGTTAACCACAGTAATTAATGCATTGGaccaatattttaaaaaagaaCCAGAGAATGCTTTTGCTCTAGAATGCGCCTTACTAACATTGGAGAGACTAcataattttaaatttgctAATAATCTATCAGAAAAATTAACCGAGCTATTGGAAAgtagatttgaaaaaactcaaaatgaaaatgagtTGTTCAATTTTGCTATAATTCGAGCCCAGTTCGCACGTATCCAACTAGGgttaagaaatttcaagTCAGCCATTGAAAACTCTGAACTTTCTCAAGGTATTCTAGCGGATTTCAGTAACGATAGGGTGATTTCTGCACAAATTTCCAATCATATTTGCCTTGGATTaagttatttttttttagatgattttgatgaaacaCTTGCTCACTTccaagaattattaaatatatcaaaGGACTCCAAAAATTTAGTCCTCTTGATTGTGAAAGTTTTATATGAGGTTGGTACACCTGATACTAAACTGATTGCAATGCAGGAATTAACAGACTATGTTAAAACACAAGGTGTTGATCTACTCACTACATTGACAATTGCTGCAATGACTATCTTAgataaaaagaaagaagattttaGAACAATtctgaaagaattgaacaCTATGAATTTGTCGGACATGATCTTAGATACATACAAAGAGTCaccattattaattgaGCAAGTAGAAAGGAGCCTCTTTCAGGATAAAGCAGTCGATGCGGGCAAAAATACCTGGCAGAGAACCGCATTTTTATTCCCCAACGATTATAAGTCATGGAGTAAATTAGACAAGAGAATAGAGAGACGTGTATCTAGCAATTCAGCATGTAAGATAACTGCCCAAAAGATGAGTGACATTTATTATTCGTCAAagaatcaaagaaatatccAAAGGAGCCTGTTTTTGTGTCCTTGGAATGAAAAGGCTGTTATGGCTTTGAAGGAATGCTTTTAAAAAGACTAAACTGTGTGTAAATGTGTATatgaaataaatatatattttagcATTATTGATAGAAAATGTGACGTTAAGAATGATTTAATGAAACGGTATCTTTATAAAAAAAAGGTTCTTCTATCTCTCTGGATTTATTGTCTTTTGTTTacttatttttttcaaagtttaTTGCActaaacaaaaaaaatatggaaaCATTAGtcaattcaaaaacaaaGCTTGCcaaattttaattctttccaaaGTGTTTGATAAGATTTGTGTTCCTTATCTTGTAGAACAATGGTAGGGTTACTTTGTTCAgtcatttttcttaataatatatataatatacaattttttttgtggttttttttcatataaaaaaatatataatatctaAACTAATACTTAACCAATACATTCTTTCTCACATTTCTTACCCTTTATATAATTTTCTATTTGggtagaaatattttcttcacaTAGAAACCAGAGATATTCAGACGTCGTCGGATAAGCCTATTTTGATCATAGAATTTTCTAGAATGTTCTACAACTTTTTTGTCGAACTCTAAAATTACTCTTTCATTTTCGATCATTTTCtatattgttcttttctATGCTTTGTGAAACACCTTGCTCTTTGATACACGTATCCTATCCATTTTGTGGAATATTCGGTTCCAGCAGTGTTTACAAAGCTGTTCGGTATTAATCGAGTTAAAGTTCCTAACTACTTTTAAGAACGTTCAACTTATTGTAAGCCAAAACTTTACACGCTCTTACGACCACTTAACCCCTTTCAGGAAATTCTTAAGAGGTATTATATTGAATCACGGGATAGTTGaaatcttccatttcttctttgaaaatataaatatgaGGAACTGTATAAC harbors:
- the PZF1 gene encoding Pzf1p (ancestral locus Anc_7.543), producing the protein MSQTSNLGDHDSLDQWKDHLQTIPLERSNTSESLESLSSIDSSHSSISSTSSRPKNYFCDYSGCTKAFTRPSLLSEHQLTFHQGIKPFKCEQCDKQFSRKTHLERHLISHSDSKPFCCLHCGKGVTTRQQLKRHEVTHTKSFKCPYENCDEAYYKHPQLRSHILSFHLEKLTCKHCGKKFQRPYRLQNHIAKHHNPDVKTPYQCTFANCHRSFRTWTLYQSHVKMDHPKLKCSICDKLCVGENGLKMHMSVHDEDLVIKNWKCTICAEDADTFVSFPKKSELLNHYRDKHHEKDIPIDLLNSTNKHLNIDMDTNDNLVSFDSKDGYGMMTRSKRRKLNDIDSIRSEVNIQHYIEDGKSSMNLLLNTVGRKFRCPFLNCSRTFKLEERYKKHIEKHKIHQLKMKILEEKTEVENSDESQEKKDAETRKMEDDRN
- the RPO26 gene encoding DNA-directed RNA polymerase core subunit RPO26 (ancestral locus Anc_7.544); translated protein: MSDYEEAFNEGNENFDNFDVEHFSDEDNFDTNNANEFKDGETKDANGNTIITGGLGPEQHKEEQIQRRKTLKEKAIPKEERTTTPYMTKYERARILGTRALQISMNAPVFVDLEGETDPLRIAMKELAEKKIPLVIRRYLPDGSFEDWSVEELIVDL
- the MLC2 gene encoding Mlc2p (ancestral locus Anc_7.545) yields the protein MLQMLFRLHDPVNKSTNLPSYRKEGTKMEHSQSVTFSQLTQDHIARLKDAFQMIDGNGDGEISQQDLSKIHQNIGKSISEDELKKMLGKTEESTSATISFPEFLAIMCETMGEFPEEAELIRCLKTLSNNEESELEVSMNELISHLKDAGFENAEQEFEKVFKTFSANQQTTGDKIFKGKQFLDTVMD
- the SKI3 gene encoding SKI complex subunit tetratricopeptide repeat protein SKI3 (ancestral locus Anc_7.546) produces the protein MSEVKQLLKEAKIELSRADYEEAAAISEQVLKLDPENYFAQVFLGKSYSCIENKMKDAVSHYVAATDLLPNNMLAWKGFFILLNSEGVVPSTVSFDDYFNLCGKYAETLIQNELPLVELIHELRVMKKKFPQSHESFYRHMRPGTPMAERLGRHLITPQDALKGLITIINDRELESIAKIVSRERLRLSTNDPDYQIKINALAWEVFNTSELDDLYNQLINILDDDDTRAKYESLWLEYRIRVLKSMPIDLKLNFFFKVKNMVEDMVLVDHGSLLVWSLYFEWHDYEDLDKMDKNLILKFFKKFPTEPLAMILYAWICSSFSKYDISEFDNNDKKNEKTETIRESETETEDDELNELVENEEEDSQTLKEDDILIALNDNISKAQNNALAHRIISQYYIFSKEYEAALPYIKKGISLVSHKIRDLGCQLIHTKREFSLTLATCYTYVDAPQFHNAAMTLFDRILQESPDNTRAKMGKGIIYIERENWQDANKLLKEVINEYPDNLDVLSELGWTKANLGQYDEAIEMLSSALRMITGNDLRTTTFRALTLWRQAKSYIFKEAANVSQGLENIKLAFKILVQLIKVLDTYAPAYSTLGDLYTTYYKDSGRAFKCYYKAFELDAGDHIAANYMTEVYAKSNNWSSAVQIAERLVKAEKAKRVLQTMNWPYRVIGIGNLERQQESDSIEWFQSAIRVDPNDVESWIGLGQAYLGCGRIEASIKVFEKAIELDSSHTYAKYFKSIALSEMGEFTESIPLLKEITGTHPEEETFQVSLATTLVNYAYDLYYEGFLMKSISIVLDSIEVMKFIVSELSCSVQNLWISLSRALKLFVFVESRIDCLPVESLVEIFSSKGLIGTKDVDQIDDVELKTILASSDEDNITIGCQFLILAAKYAIPSENLTEYAATVRSALWCNIGVTELTASLVLKEAKFRDAAIFSFKRSIKYQSNTTEAWIGLGIATMDVNYRVSQHCFIKAVALAPKDIEISFNLAMLALKNNDLEFAEQILMRSQSVAPQDSSPWLGLALILEKNGNTADSCSLFAHSFILSNGRSKMSQLLYAKSTLQKYIGNENDERNIQVVEELTTVINALDQYFKKEPENAFALECALLTLERLHNFKFANNLSEKLTELLESRFEKTQNENELFNFAIIRAQFARIQLGLRNFKSAIENSELSQGILADFSNDRVISAQISNHICLGLSYFFLDDFDETLAHFQELLNISKDSKNLVLLIVKVLYEVGTPDTKLIAMQELTDYVKTQGVDLLTTLTIAAMTILDKKKEDFRTILKELNTMNLSDMILDTYKESPLLIEQVERSLFQDKAVDAGKNTWQRTAFLFPNDYKSWSKLDKRIERRVSSNSACKITAQKMSDIYYSSKNQRNIQRSLFLCPWNEKAVMALKECF